The region CTGGTCGATTATGCGGCCGTGGGGCGCCTGAAACTGGACATGCTGGAGCGGCTTTACGGCCACTTCCGCAGCGTTCATCTCGCGAACGACACGGCACGCGCCCGGCGTTTCCATGAATTCCGCCGCCGGCACGACCCCTGCCTGCATCGCCACGCCCTGTTCGAAGCGCTCCAGGACCACATGGAGCGACAGCATCCGGACGCGCGCGACTGGCGCGACTGGCCCGCTGCATTCCGGCGTCCGGATGCCGAGGGGATCACGACATTCGAGCAGGCGCAGGAACCGCGCGTCACGTTTTACGAGTACCTGCAGTGGCAGGCGGCGCTGCAGCTCGACGCGGCCGGACGGCGCGCGCTGGAACTGGGCCTCGAGGTAGGCATCTACCAGGACCTCGCCGTGAGCATCGATCCCGGCGGCGCCGAAGCATGGGCCAACCAGGAACACTATGCGTTCGAAGCGCGAATCGGCGCACCGCCGGACGACTTCAACCTGCAGGGCCAGGACTGGGGTCTCGCGCCCTGGATCCCGCACCGCTTGCGCGCGGCGGGCTACGCCCCCTTCATCGAAACACTGCGACAGAACATGCAGGCGGCGGGGGCCTTGCGGATCGACCACGTCATGGGCCTGTGCCGCCTGTTCTGGTTGCCGCCGGACGGCGGACCCGAAGACGGCGCCTATGTCCATTTTCACATGGACGAAATGCTCGGCATCGTGGCGCTCGAGAGCCGTCGCAATCGCTGCATGGTCGTCGGCGAGGACCTGGGCACCGTCCCCGAGGCTATCGAGGAAGCGCTGCCGCCGGCCGGCATTTTCTCCTGCCGCGTGATGTATTTCGAGAAGCAGGAAGACGGCGCATTTCTCGACCCCGGGGCGTACCCTGCCCGGTCGCTGGTCAGCATCGGCACTCACGACCTGCCCACCTTGCGCGGCTTCTGGGAAGGCGCCGATCTCGAATGGCGCCGCCGGCTCGACCTCTTCCCCGATGCATCGAGCTACGAATCACAAGTCGTGGGGCGCGCGCAGGACCGGGCCCGCCTGCGCCTGGCCCTGGAACGCGAAGGGTTGCGACCCGGCGAGCATGACGGCGAAGCGGGGCCCGCCCCGGAACTGGATGCCGCGCTTTGCGAGGCGATCCACGTCTACCTGGCGAGAACCCCTGCGAAACTCATGCTGCTCCGGCCTGAAGACCTGCTGGGGGAAACGCTCCAGACGAACCTCCCCGGCGCCGGCGACCGGCATCCGAACTGGCGGCACCGGCTCACGCTGGACATCGAGGCCTGGCTGGAACAACCCGGATTCGCGGCGACGCTGGCTGCCGTTCGGGACACCCGCGGGTCCGCGGTGAGCCCGACACCCCTGCCGGTATCCACCGGTGCACTGCCGGCGCGCGCAGAGATTCCCCGCGCCACCTACCGCCTGCAACTCAACCGGGATTTCACGCTGGACGACGCCGCCGCACTCGTTCCCTACCTCGCAGCGCTCGGCATCAGCCACTGCTACACCTCGCCCCTGCTGAAGGCCCGCCCTGGCAGCCCACACGGCTACGACATCGTGGCCCACGACGTCATCAACGATGAGCTCGGCGGCGAACCTGCCTTCGCGCGATTTACCGAGGCATTGCACGCGCACGGCCTCGGGCTGCTCATGGATATCGTGCCCAACCACATGGGCGTCATGGGCCGGGACAACCCCTGGTGGCTCGATGTGCTCGAACACGGCCGGGCCTCGCGATATGCGAGGTTCTTCGACATCGACTGGAAGCCGATCAAGGACGAACTGCGTGGCAAGGTGCTGCTCCCTGTGCTGGGGGATCATTACGGCAACATCCTCGATCGTGGCGAACTGCAGATCGCGTTCGACCAGGATTCCGGCGCCTTGTCGGCTGAGTACTTCGAGCACCGCTTCCCCCTCGACCCCGCCGAGTATCCCCTCGTATTCGCCCATCGCCGCGACGACCTGGCCGCCCGCCTCGGCGCCGGCCACGCCAGTGTCGGCGAATTCGACAGCCTGCTCACGGCCTTCGCCAACCTGCCGCCGCGAGACGACGACAGCCCCGACGCCATCGAGGAGCGCAGTCGCGATACGCTCATCCACAAGCGCCGCCTGGCTGCCCTGCACGCCCAGGACGTGGACGTGGCGCGATACCTGCAGGACGTGCTCGCGGACTTCAACGGTACCGGCCAGCGGGGCGGGAATCCGGCGCTTCTGCACGGGCTGCTCGAGAAGCAGGGCTGGCGCCTGGCCTACTGGCGGGTAGCCGCCGATGAAATCAATTATCGCCGCTTCTTCGATATCAATGAATTAGCCGCACTTTCTATGGAGCGACGTGAGGTTTTCGATGCGACCCACCGGCGGGTATTCGAACTGCTTGCCGCCGGAAGCGTACAGGGCCTCCGGGTCGATCATCCCGACGGCCTGTACGATCCGGCGGGCTATTTCGATCGCCTGCAGGATACGGCAGCAGCGATCGCCAAACGCGACGTGAATGAATCCCGTGCCGGCCACGCCGCCCATCCTCGCTACGTGGTCGTCGAGAAGATCCTCGCCGCGGACGAGTCATTGCCCGAGCACTGGCCGGTCCATGGCACCACCGGCTACGAATTCGTCCGCAGCGCCGGTGGTCTGTTCGTCGATCCCGCCAGCGCGGAGGCCATGAACGAGGCCTACCACGGGTTCACGGGAGCGGAACCCTTTGCCGCCACGGTGCAGTCCGCTCGCAGGCAGATCATGGAGGAAGCGCTGGCGAGTGAGCTCGCCGTGCTGGCGACCGAGCTGGCCCGGATCGCCGAGATGGACACCCATACGCGTGATTTCACGCGCTCTGGCCTGCGCCAGGCCATCGAGAACACCGTGGCCTGTTTCCCGGTCTACCGGACCTACATCGACGTCGACGGTCCATCCGCCTCGGACGAGGCGCGAATCGAGGCGGCGATCGAGGGGGCACGGCGCTCTGCGAAGGTCGCGGATGACACGATCTACGGTTTTCTCCGTGACGTCCTGCTGACCCGGCAGGCCGCGGGACGCGAGGAAAACTATCGTGCCCGGATCCTGGCTTTCGCGATGAAGTTCCAGCAATTCACCAGTCCGGTCGCGGCCAAGGGCGTCGAGGACACCGCTTTCTATCGCTTCAACCGGCTGGTCTCGCTCAACGAGGTCGGCGGAGATCCGGCCGAGTTCGGCCACTCCCCCCGTGAGTTTCATCGGGACAACGAAGCCCGCTGGCGCCACTGGCCGCATTCGCTGCTGGCCGGCTCGACCCATGACGCCAAACGCTCGCTGGATGCCGGCATGCGAATCCACGCGTTGTCCGAGCATCCCGGCGACTGGACCGACCTCGTGGAACGATGGATGCGCGCGAATGCCCGCTACCGCCAGCTCCTCGACGCCGGACCCGCGCCTGTCGCGAACGACGAGTACCTCCTTTACCAGGCACTGATCGGCGCCTGGCCGAACGGCCCGCTGGATGAAACCGCGAAGAATGACTTTGTCCGGCGCATTCAGGCCTACATGGTCAAGGCGTTGCGGGAAGCCAAACAGCGCACCTCGTGGACCCGCCCCGATACCGACTATGAAGTCGCCATGGAGTGCTTCATCGCCAGCATTCTCGAGCCGGGCAACGAGTTCCTGGAGACTTTCCTGCCGTTCCAGCAGATCATTGCGCAGGCGGGGCGACTCAACAGCCTGGCGTACCTGCTGCTGGAACTCACCAGCCCGGGGGTCCCGGATCTCTACCAGGGCGACGAACTCTGGCAGTTCCTCCTCGTGGATCCCGATAATCGCCGGCCGGTCGATTTCGCCCGCAGGCGTGCGGCCCTGGATGCGCTGCGGTCGCGCCAGGGCGGCGGACCGCTGTCAGCGGGGGATCTGGAAGCGCTGCTGAAGGACGACCACGAGGGTCGCAGCAAGCTGTACCTGGTCTGGCGGCTGCTAACGTTGCGCCGCCGCCACCCGGCGCTGTTCCGGGAGGGTGATTACATCGCACTCGAGACCAGCGGGGCGCAGGCCGGGCGGCTTTGCGCGTTCTGCCGACGCCGGGATGATGTCGTCGCTGTGAGTATCGTGCCGCGCCTGGCTGCACACCTGCCCACCGGCACGTCAGGTTTTCCGCTGGGTCGTGACGCCTGGGAAGATACCCGTGTGCATCTGCCGGGCTGGCTGTCCGGAGAAAAGCTGCATGACGTCCTTGGCGGCGCCACGTTCGCCCTCGACGGATCCGACTTCCCGGCGGGACAGGCCCTCGAGCGCTTTCCGGTCGCCCTCTGGACGACGAGCAAACTGGCCGACTGACGCCGGTCGCTGAAGAATTCTCAGTTCGATTCGACCAGTCTCAATCGCGGCGTCACTTCGCCGCGCA is a window of Wenzhouxiangella sp. XN24 DNA encoding:
- the treY gene encoding malto-oligosyltrehalose synthase codes for the protein MPSAALQALGRQFGIAPTYTDQSGTTHVVPETTLRELLRGMGIDATTDEKTRTALADAQADEWRRLLPPVSLVRARAGTVEIMLRLPARANGECWRWTLHEESGRRERAEFVPATMAPGDTCQVDDETWEERCLVLPRVPQPGYHELEVSTAGLEARMRLIVAPAECYQPEAVRGERRAWGISLQLFALRSSRNWGLGDFTDLAHAVELAAREGAGIVGVNPLHALFPGHATRCSPYSPSNRLFLNIFYIDVEAVPDCSEAGIDAEIADPAFQARLRALRASELVDYAAVGRLKLDMLERLYGHFRSVHLANDTARARRFHEFRRRHDPCLHRHALFEALQDHMERQHPDARDWRDWPAAFRRPDAEGITTFEQAQEPRVTFYEYLQWQAALQLDAAGRRALELGLEVGIYQDLAVSIDPGGAEAWANQEHYAFEARIGAPPDDFNLQGQDWGLAPWIPHRLRAAGYAPFIETLRQNMQAAGALRIDHVMGLCRLFWLPPDGGPEDGAYVHFHMDEMLGIVALESRRNRCMVVGEDLGTVPEAIEEALPPAGIFSCRVMYFEKQEDGAFLDPGAYPARSLVSIGTHDLPTLRGFWEGADLEWRRRLDLFPDASSYESQVVGRAQDRARLRLALEREGLRPGEHDGEAGPAPELDAALCEAIHVYLARTPAKLMLLRPEDLLGETLQTNLPGAGDRHPNWRHRLTLDIEAWLEQPGFAATLAAVRDTRGSAVSPTPLPVSTGALPARAEIPRATYRLQLNRDFTLDDAAALVPYLAALGISHCYTSPLLKARPGSPHGYDIVAHDVINDELGGEPAFARFTEALHAHGLGLLMDIVPNHMGVMGRDNPWWLDVLEHGRASRYARFFDIDWKPIKDELRGKVLLPVLGDHYGNILDRGELQIAFDQDSGALSAEYFEHRFPLDPAEYPLVFAHRRDDLAARLGAGHASVGEFDSLLTAFANLPPRDDDSPDAIEERSRDTLIHKRRLAALHAQDVDVARYLQDVLADFNGTGQRGGNPALLHGLLEKQGWRLAYWRVAADEINYRRFFDINELAALSMERREVFDATHRRVFELLAAGSVQGLRVDHPDGLYDPAGYFDRLQDTAAAIAKRDVNESRAGHAAHPRYVVVEKILAADESLPEHWPVHGTTGYEFVRSAGGLFVDPASAEAMNEAYHGFTGAEPFAATVQSARRQIMEEALASELAVLATELARIAEMDTHTRDFTRSGLRQAIENTVACFPVYRTYIDVDGPSASDEARIEAAIEGARRSAKVADDTIYGFLRDVLLTRQAAGREENYRARILAFAMKFQQFTSPVAAKGVEDTAFYRFNRLVSLNEVGGDPAEFGHSPREFHRDNEARWRHWPHSLLAGSTHDAKRSLDAGMRIHALSEHPGDWTDLVERWMRANARYRQLLDAGPAPVANDEYLLYQALIGAWPNGPLDETAKNDFVRRIQAYMVKALREAKQRTSWTRPDTDYEVAMECFIASILEPGNEFLETFLPFQQIIAQAGRLNSLAYLLLELTSPGVPDLYQGDELWQFLLVDPDNRRPVDFARRRAALDALRSRQGGGPLSAGDLEALLKDDHEGRSKLYLVWRLLTLRRRHPALFREGDYIALETSGAQAGRLCAFCRRRDDVVAVSIVPRLAAHLPTGTSGFPLGRDAWEDTRVHLPGWLSGEKLHDVLGGATFALDGSDFPAGQALERFPVALWTTSKLAD